From a region of the Mycobacterium sp. SMC-8 genome:
- a CDS encoding ABC transporter substrate-binding protein/permease: MNCLRVLRTTVKSFVLALIIGMVAAMAMAAPAGAQVDQCTPPGIESASALPTNLAAAASGPAADKYTTATVQPLESVDVNALGLGQPGVLTVGTLSDAPPSICINSAGQFTGFDNELLRAIAGKLGLQINFVGTEFSGLLAQVASRRFDVGSSSITTTEARRRTVGFTNGYDFGYFSLVVPRGSAITGFDKLAPGQRIGVVQGTVQEAYVIDTLGLQPVKFPDYNTVYASLKTGQIDAWVAPSQQAQGTVQAADPVEIIENTFSLDNFIAWAVASDNQPLIDALNSGLDAIIADGTWARLYTEWVPRALPPGWKPGSKAAPTPQLPDFNAIAAQHQTAQGPAAPVQPKSTLSQLAASFLDWDLYKQAIPDLFKTGLPNTLILTVAASVIGLILGMALAIAGISKSRWLRWPARVYTDIFRGLPEVVIILLIGLGLGPVVGHLTGNNPFPLGIAALGLMAAAYVGEIFRSGIQSVDPGQLEASRALGFSYATSMRLVVVPQGVRRVLPALMNQFISLLKASSLVYFLGLVAHQRELFQVGRDLNAQTGNLSPLVAAGLFYLALTIPLTHLVNYIDTRLRRGRKRDEEDPLVLATSQEMN, translated from the coding sequence ATGAACTGCTTGCGGGTACTGCGCACGACCGTGAAGAGTTTCGTCCTGGCGTTGATCATCGGAATGGTCGCAGCGATGGCCATGGCCGCGCCGGCCGGGGCGCAGGTGGACCAGTGCACCCCGCCGGGCATCGAGAGCGCCAGCGCGCTGCCCACCAACCTCGCCGCCGCCGCGAGCGGACCCGCGGCGGACAAGTACACCACCGCGACCGTGCAGCCGCTGGAGTCCGTCGACGTCAACGCGCTCGGGCTCGGGCAGCCGGGCGTCCTGACCGTCGGCACCCTGTCCGACGCACCGCCGAGCATCTGCATCAACTCTGCCGGGCAGTTCACCGGCTTCGACAACGAGCTGCTACGAGCCATCGCCGGCAAGCTCGGCCTGCAGATCAACTTCGTGGGCACAGAGTTCTCCGGGCTACTGGCGCAGGTGGCCTCCCGCCGGTTCGACGTCGGATCGTCGTCGATCACCACCACCGAGGCCCGTCGCCGCACCGTCGGTTTCACCAACGGCTACGACTTCGGCTACTTCTCCCTCGTCGTTCCGAGGGGTTCGGCCATCACCGGCTTCGACAAGTTGGCGCCCGGGCAACGCATCGGCGTCGTACAGGGCACCGTGCAGGAGGCCTACGTCATCGACACGCTGGGCCTGCAGCCGGTGAAGTTCCCCGACTACAACACCGTCTACGCGAGCCTCAAGACCGGGCAGATCGACGCGTGGGTGGCGCCGTCGCAGCAGGCGCAGGGCACGGTCCAGGCCGCCGATCCGGTGGAGATCATCGAAAACACCTTCAGCCTGGACAATTTCATCGCCTGGGCGGTGGCGTCTGACAACCAGCCGCTGATCGACGCGTTGAACTCGGGCCTGGACGCGATCATCGCCGACGGCACCTGGGCGCGGCTCTACACCGAGTGGGTACCACGCGCGCTACCGCCGGGCTGGAAACCGGGATCCAAGGCCGCCCCGACACCGCAGCTGCCCGACTTCAACGCCATCGCCGCGCAGCACCAGACCGCGCAAGGTCCGGCGGCTCCCGTGCAACCGAAGTCGACGCTGTCCCAGCTGGCGGCGTCGTTTCTGGATTGGGATCTGTACAAGCAGGCCATCCCGGACCTGTTCAAGACGGGTCTGCCCAACACCCTGATCCTGACCGTCGCGGCGAGCGTCATCGGGCTGATCCTCGGCATGGCGCTGGCCATCGCGGGCATCTCGAAATCACGATGGCTGCGCTGGCCCGCGCGGGTCTACACCGACATCTTCCGGGGCCTGCCCGAGGTCGTGATCATCCTGCTGATCGGGCTCGGCCTCGGCCCCGTCGTCGGTCATTTGACCGGGAACAATCCGTTCCCACTCGGTATCGCCGCCCTCGGGCTGATGGCAGCCGCCTACGTCGGTGAGATCTTCCGGTCCGGTATCCAGAGCGTGGATCCCGGGCAGCTGGAGGCCTCCCGCGCACTGGGTTTCAGCTACGCGACCTCGATGCGGCTGGTGGTGGTGCCCCAGGGTGTGCGGCGGGTACTGCCGGCGCTGATGAACCAGTTCATCTCGCTGCTGAAGGCGTCCTCGCTGGTCTACTTCCTCGGTCTGGTCGCCCACCAGCGTGAGCTCTTCCAGGTGGGCCGTGACCTCAACGCCCAGACCGGCAACCTGTCACCCCTGGTGGCCGCGGGGTTGTTCTACCTTGCGCTGACGATCCCACTGACCCATCTGGTGAACTACATCGACACCCGATTGCGCCGTGGCCGCAAGCGTGACGAAGAGGACCCGCTGGTGCTCGCCACCTCCCAGGAGATGAACTGA
- a CDS encoding amino acid ABC transporter ATP-binding protein has translation MQTETQPVSLTAKDIHLSFGKTAVLRGVDLDVAAGSSTAVIGPSGSGKSTLLRTLNRLYEPDRGDILLDGRSVLRDNPDQLRQRIGMVFQQFQLFPHRTVLDNVTLAPRKLKRLSAEQARELGLAQLDRVGLRSKADARPATLSGGQQQRVAIARALAMSPEVMFFDEATSALDPELVKGVLELIADLAADGMTMVVVTHEMGFARSTADTVVFMDHGQVVETGPPEQLFESAETDRLRRFLSQVL, from the coding sequence ATGCAGACCGAGACGCAGCCGGTCTCGTTGACCGCCAAGGACATTCACCTGTCATTCGGTAAAACCGCGGTGTTGCGCGGCGTCGACCTGGACGTGGCCGCGGGATCCAGCACCGCGGTGATCGGACCGTCCGGATCGGGCAAGTCCACGTTGCTGCGCACCCTGAACCGGCTCTACGAACCGGACCGGGGCGACATCCTGCTCGACGGGCGGTCGGTGCTGCGGGACAACCCGGATCAGCTGCGGCAGCGCATCGGCATGGTGTTCCAGCAGTTCCAGCTCTTCCCGCACCGCACGGTGCTCGACAACGTCACCCTGGCCCCGCGCAAGCTCAAGCGGCTCAGCGCCGAACAGGCCCGCGAACTCGGGCTGGCGCAACTGGATCGGGTAGGGCTGCGCAGCAAGGCCGACGCCCGTCCCGCCACGCTGTCGGGCGGGCAGCAGCAACGTGTGGCGATCGCCCGTGCCCTGGCGATGTCGCCTGAGGTGATGTTCTTCGACGAGGCCACCTCGGCCCTGGATCCGGAGCTGGTCAAAGGGGTGCTGGAACTGATCGCCGACCTCGCGGCCGACGGGATGACGATGGTGGTCGTCACCCACGAGATGGGCTTCGCGCGGTCGACCGCCGACACCGTCGTGTTCATGGACCACGGTCAGGTCGTCGAAACCGGGCCTCCTGAGCAGCTGTTCGAAAGCGCCGAGACCGACCGGCTGCGACGGTTCCTGTCCCAGGTCCTCTAA
- a CDS encoding MarR family winged helix-turn-helix transcriptional regulator — MVPTDARVSELASELQRVLSKVLSVMRHTGRTATSGDLTLAQLSILLTLFDQGPMRMTELAAHEKVRTPTTTVAIRRLEKLGLVKRDRDPSDLRAVLVDITPEGLEQHREALESRRAHLAALLSKLSEEELDALSKALAPLERIAE, encoded by the coding sequence ATGGTGCCGACCGACGCCCGCGTCAGCGAGCTCGCCAGCGAATTGCAGCGAGTGCTGTCCAAGGTGCTGTCGGTCATGCGTCACACCGGCCGCACCGCGACCTCCGGGGACCTGACCCTGGCCCAGTTGTCGATCCTGCTCACGCTGTTCGATCAGGGCCCGATGCGGATGACCGAGCTCGCCGCCCACGAGAAGGTCCGCACGCCGACCACCACGGTGGCGATCCGCCGGCTGGAGAAGCTCGGGCTGGTCAAGCGGGACCGCGATCCGTCCGACCTGCGGGCCGTGCTCGTCGACATCACCCCCGAGGGCCTCGAGCAGCACCGGGAAGCGTTGGAGTCCAGGCGCGCTCACCTCGCGGCGCTGCTGAGCAAGCTCAGCGAGGAGGAGCTCGACGCGCTGTCCAAGGCGCTGGCACCCCTCGAGCGCATCGCCGAATAA